The Zea mays cultivar B73 chromosome 7, Zm-B73-REFERENCE-NAM-5.0, whole genome shotgun sequence DNA segment TGTCACTTTCCTAAGTTCCTAACCGAGTATGATTAGCTTTCCTAGTTGAATAATATACCTTATGTGTGAGCTATCATAGTTTTATACATGCGTTAAAGACCTTACTTTATCCTAAGTAATCGTTGAGCTTGGGTTGTGGTACATGTGTGTTCTACATCTCGACAATTACCACCAAGTCCTTGGCAAATAGACAACTACCTCTCCCTCCATCATGTACAGTAGTGATTCATTTCTTGTCGTTTTGACACCCGGTTTTAGGTGTAAAATCGAATGCGTAGCATATGTGTGTCAGGAtctattttccacacatatgttgacgtcacaagtgtaatataccaAAACACAATGCATAAAGGCGTAAAAGAGAGTATATAAATTTCATTACATCATTCAGACTTAAGATTCTTAAACAGTAGCATAATCAAATTATAGCAGAAATAACATAGGCGATCTCCTACAAGATGATGACCGGAGTGTCGCTAGACTTATAGCTCATCATAGTCCCTGTCAAAGTCTTCATCCTCACCTTCTGATAAAAAAAATTAAGAAAAGAGTGAGCTCATTTACGGTGGGGGCTCAACAAGTGCGAGGAATATGCAAGGTTAACATGGTAAGGCTAAAGTTTAGTGCGGTTAGCATTTAAGTTAGTCAGTATTTTATTATTACCGTCTGATTACTAAATATGAGTGTATACCATCCCAAAATTAAATATGAGCGTAAATAATTATATccaaaagcacttaagtgaaaaCACTTAAGCAAATCACTTTATCCCAAAAGATCACCATTTAACATCCATCTTAGAGTTTAATTATCATGTCAGGGTCcatgttgctcttaaccgtgagcacgactgaaatatcaattttacactctatagaggtggtacaactttacccacaagccgtgtatcaccTCTAACCTGGGTTAATCAAACCCAtactcactaccgaggtgaatggctagggatccattattatgaggctttcacaaaatatactTAATGCAAAGtaccccgctaaggtttccacgtcagtattggtgAATCTTTGGGTGAGTtaccttagccaagactaccaccccatgttaacctgAGCTGTCACCAAACCACTGTCGCCCCCTCTtacccatctttcaggtaaggttgctagacaCTAAGTATATAaaactaattaccaaagccagagccatgatagcactcgtgattGCACTTTTTTCCTTGAtgatcactccatgttccatttaacacaatATGATCTTGTTTAATCATCGGATTAACAACAACAATATAAACTTAATCTCTAGAACATTAATATCATTGAAAGGAGTGCCAGCATAtagttaaagttgagcaatagcgaaGTTACTAAACATAATTTTAATCCAAGGTTAAACAACGAACAAGGTTGGTATTTTTAGGTAATTCTATTTAGGCAAACCCATCAAATAATGCACATATCCAAAAGTAAACCTTATTAAATGTATTATTTGGGATCAGACAGAAAATATAGGGGGAGAAAtcaacttgccttgctcaaaagtatcACGTTGATCTTCTTCAAACAAATTTGGGTCCTCTACCACTGAATCCGCTTCTAATATAGTCGCACATACAaaaagaaaacatacaccaataaataaacatacatcaTTCAACAAATAATAAAACATACATTATACAATCACACTTATAAAATAAAAACATCCCAATATAAAACTTGATTCGTAACTATAATATAAACCTAACCATATCGATGGTCATTTTATTTGTTATGACATGAAATACTAATTGTTTTGCTTCAATATTTCCCTAGAGAAAACTATATGGCAAGTTAACTATGGAAACATACACTATATGGATTCATTTATAATAATATAATGCTAAATCAAACTTTATGGAACTAGATAATTAACAAATTAATTATTGTATTTCTACTGAAAGCACGTGGGTTATATTTTCTTTTATTTGAAAAACTGTATTAAAATACTATAACGTTATTTATAAGACACAAGCTTATAATTCATTAAAGGGATTATATTAAACTACTATTTAGATTATAGTAGACATGGTCACAAACTATATCATCCGGCGTTAATAGAAACTCTACTATTTCTTAGCGAATAACCAATATGCATATATTGTGCATGAATATATGAGTCTTGATTATAAATCTAAATCATAAAAAAGTAATTATATAGTAATTTTTCTagtatatttgattaagaagaggTGGTCTACTATTCTTTTTAACTTCTTGTTGTATCAAAGCTATATCTAAACAATGAGAACAACTATAATATAAATTGATTTGCGAAATACAAACATTGCCAGAAAAAGGTATTTTAACATGTCTAACACATAATTATAAAGTTTATAGTACAAATCTCTATTTAATTTGTGCTACAAATACACATTTTATATTGGAAGAACTATAGCAGGGACCTATACAAAATTAAACATAGCTTGCAGGGGTAGATCACAAAATTTGCTGACTTCGGTGGTCCTCCAGTGGCGGACGGCTCCGACGATGAACAGAGACAGAGAGCGTCGGCCGCGGGCTTCGCGGTAGAGGAGAGGGAGAGCGCAGAGTGAGCTTGGATGGCCAGGAAACAACTCCACGGGGCATGGGGCTTTGATTTATACGGGGCATGGGGCTTTGATTTATTTGGAGGGGAAGAGAGCAGAGGGGCGCAGAAGAGGGCGAAGGCCGACGACGGCCATCAACACATTAATAGTGTTGGCGTTCACAAAGAAGAGTGGGGAGATGAAGAGGAAAAAGGGGCGGTCATTTCCGTTGCACGGGGAGGCGGAGAGGCATGGGGAGGTGAGACGTCGGGCGGCGCAGGGCAGGCGGGGCGCCGGAGCACCGGGGCGGTGGCGGCGCCGCGCCGTGCTACGCACGCGCGAGAGCACGGTACGTGCAGCCGGGCAAATGAAGGGAAGCAGGGGCCACGTGACTgggagagaaggggaggggagacaGGGAGAGGTCGAGAGGAGGGGCACGAGATGGGCCTAGTGGTCCGGCTGGCCGACTAGTGCTAGGTTTTCATTTTTttgaatttcttttcttttctagaaAACATATAAATAACTATATTTAACTATTTCAAAAATATAATAAATTCACTAAAAATATTTACAAATAAAATTACTAGATATATATTTTTAGACCAAAGTCTATTATATAAATTAATTGGATTTCGCAATAAAGAAATACTACAaataaaatcctcaacaatcatTAGCAAACAAAATCATGCTTTCAAAAAAATGAATAGATCAAACACTTAATTAAAAAATAATTTATTCAAAAgattatatatatacatatatatatatgacattattttctttattttaaaATTGTTTTCTCTCTACTAGTTTTAGCAACTAATGTTTAATTTCTTTTAAgttttaattgatggatttgaggtgttacataTTCTATATATCGGGGAGAATGCATGTAACTTGTATTATCCATTGGTAGGTCCTCAATTTGCTTCCACCATTTGATTCACCTAAAAGGCCACCACCCACCAGTAGCCGAGCCTCAGCTTTTTCTGGAGCTGGCAAGCAGCCCTCATGGACCTCATGTGATTTATATTCACCCAAAAAAAGTTTTTCAGAAAAGAATTTGTATATATTTTCGTCAACTCTATTTTATCTCTCTTGCCATTAACATCGTGTCACTGGATCTAATACGTGATACGTTGTGTTAAAACATTGCGAGAActtattttttttcttcttttgtgATATGGGAGGCAAATCTGTCTTTTTTTTTTGTCATGGGGTTTTGATTTATATGGAGGGGAAGTGAAATGAAACCTTTTTTTTTTGCCACCGATGCCTTCTATTCTATCTGGTGCCTCTTGTTCGCCGCGGGGCTGCAGCCTGCAGGTAGTCAGGCATCGCCGGCAGTTCCATTTCCATGACAACGCGTCGTCCGCCCGGGGTACTGGCCTGATTCGGGCACCCAGAAAGTTTGGCCTTTCTTTTGACAGTTGAAACAAGTTTTCCAAATTTTTTTTGGCCATGTATTACTATAAACAAGGTTTCGCCATTTGCCTATGTTTATTAGGAAGTTACATCCGGTTTGCTGCTGCCACCATTTTGTCAGCCCGTCACATTCATATCTTTTATATGGCTATTGCTCTTCCTTTTTGTAAAGCCGaatgaatccgcgcgcgacatggCACTTTGCCGATAGCTGAGCACCCTCCACGTCAGCGCGATCCGGCGCGCCAGAGCCAAACGAGCAGATTCTCCCGCGCCGCGTGGCACGAGGCGGCCGCGCCCGCTATCCCCTCGCGGATAAAGCCGGACCCACTCCGGCGCGCGCGCACCACGAGATCCCTTAAACTGCCGGGCATCACCCACCAGCCCACCGCCACCACACAGCTCCCACGCTCACCGACGCCACAGCTTGTGCGCGCGCAATGGCACTCGTGTCCGCCTCCTCGtcctccaccaccgccgtcgCGGCGCTCCCCAGGAATGGGCAGCAGCGGGCGTCGTCGTCGTtgttctcctcctcctcctcttcctccttCCTCGTCGGCAAGACGCTGCTGAGGCAGGCCGAGGCAGCCCGGCCGTCGTTCGCCGTGCGCGCCGCGGCGGATTCCGACAGGCCGATCTGGTTCCCCGGCAGCACCCCTCCGCCGTGGCTCGACGGCAGGTGGGTGGCTGGTTCCTGGAGTCATCTTCGATTCATTCGTTAAAAGCTAGCGAGGTGGTTCGCATGTGACTGACAGTGTGTGCTCTTGTTGTCTCCTTGATGCGTATGCAGCCTTCCCGGCGACTTCGGCTTTGATCCCTGGGGCCTCGGTGAGTTCTGGTCATCGTTCAGTCTCTTCTCTTCTGCATTGCACTTGCACATACAATCTTCGCGCGATTGATAGCTAACTGTGGATGTGGTGGCGATTGATCTGTGTACAGGATCTGACCCGGAGAGCCTGCGGTGGAACGTGCAGGCGGAGCTGGTGCACTGCCGGTGGGCGATGCTCGGCGCGGCGGGTATCTTCATCCCGGAGTTCCTGACCAAGATCGGCGTCCTCAACACGCCCTTCTGGTACACCGCCGGCGAGCAGCAGTACTTCACCGACACCACCACCCTCTTCATCATCGAGCTCATCCTCATCGGCTGGGCCGAGGGCCGCCGTTGGGCTGACATCATCAAGCCCGGAAGCGTCAACACCGATCCCATCTTCCCCAGCAACAAGCTCACCGGCACCGACGTCGGGTATgtacatctctctctctctctccgtttGCTTGCATCAGTCCGGCCGGCAAAAAAAAACAAGGAGTCGCtcgctcgcccttacaaaaggctAACGATTAATTAATTATCCATGTGTCTGTTCTCTATAAGGTACCCTGGTGGCCTGTGGTTTGACCCGCTCGGCTGGGGCTCCGGCTCGCCGGAGAAGATCAAGGAGCTGCGCACCAAGGAGATCAAGAACGGACGCCTCGCCATGCTCGCCGTCATGGGCGcttggttccaggccgagtacacCGGCACCGGCCCCATCGACAACCTCTTCGCCCACCTCGCCGACCCTGGCCACGCCACCATCTTCCAGGTCACCTGAATCAATTCGTCACAGCTTTTGTGCGATCGACGCTCTCGGTTACTGATTTGAGATTCTTGTTATTGTGTTCTTGATCCAGGCCTTCACCCCCAAATGAGGAGCTCTGATGAACTTGGCAGTTCGAGGAGTGCTACCACACATGCATGCATTGTTAGGTTTGATGGCCGATATGGAACTTTTTCTTTTT contains these protein-coding regions:
- the LOC100282512 gene encoding chlorophyll a-b binding protein — encoded protein: MALVSASSSSTTAVAALPRNGQQRASSSLFSSSSSSSFLVGKTLLRQAEAARPSFAVRAAADSDRPIWFPGSTPPPWLDGSLPGDFGFDPWGLGSDPESLRWNVQAELVHCRWAMLGAAGIFIPEFLTKIGVLNTPFWYTAGEQQYFTDTTTLFIIELILIGWAEGRRWADIIKPGSVNTDPIFPSNKLTGTDVGYPGGLWFDPLGWGSGSPEKIKELRTKEIKNGRLAMLAVMGAWFQAEYTGTGPIDNLFAHLADPGHATIFQAFTPK